One Aethina tumida isolate Nest 87 chromosome 5, icAetTumi1.1, whole genome shotgun sequence genomic window carries:
- the LOC109598305 gene encoding serine/arginine-rich splicing factor 5-like has protein sequence MTGTRLYLGNLPYDTTKRDLESFFKGYGRIEEILLKNGYGFIEFDDPRDAEDAVYDLDGKKLLGKRVTVEMAKGKPRGRDRTVGTSSGNRGRGKKPLRTNYRVLIDNLSSRISWQDLKDHMREAGEVTYADAHRPYVNEAEVEFATYDDMKRAIKMFDGYSLNGRKITMKEDPETRRKRTPSRHRSYSRSESRSRSRSRSRGSRGNGDRSRSRSYSKSKTGGRKSPSYGDDRRRSPSYDDSRLNDTTRTSKSRSRDRSDLNDSKISRGSSPGRSSRSRSPEKKRRDSRSKSRSVERNGNSTSRSRSRSKRNGNSRSPSYTDASRLDDTGASRLSRSRSRSSRGSVKRSISRSPARNSKRTKTDENRSRSDSRDRD, from the coding sequence ATGACAGGAACCAGATTGTACTTGGGTAATCTGCCTTACGACACAACGAAGCGTGACTTGGAGAGCTTTTTCAAAGGCTACGGACGCATCGAAGAGATACTTCTGAAGAACGGTTATGGTTTCATTGAGTTCGACGATCCACGTGATGCTGAGGACGCAGTTTACGACTTGGATGGTAAAAAACTGCTTGGTAAGAGAGTCACTGTTGAGATGGCCAAGGGTAAACCGAGAGGGAGAGACAGAACAGTCGGCACCTCGAGTGGGAACCGTGGTCGTGGTAAGAAACCACTTCGTACCAATTACAGAGTGTTGATCGACAATCTGTCGTCCAGGATAAGCTGGCAGGATCTGAAGGATCACATGAGAGAAGCCGGTGAGGTTACATACGCCGATGCACACAGACCTTACGTAAACGAAGCCGAGGTTGAATTCGCCACTTACGATGACATGAAACGTGCCATCAAAATGTTCGACGGTTACAGCCTCAACGGCCGTAAAATTACAATGAAGGAGGATCCGGAAACGAGACGCAAAAGGACACCGTCTAGGCACAGATCGTACTCCAGATCAGAGTCTAGGTCTAGATCTAGATCTCGGTCACGTGGTTCCAGAGGGAACGGGGATAGAAGTAGATCTCGCAGTTATTCTAAATCCAAAACCGGAGGTAGAAAATCTCCTTCCTATGGTGATGACAGGCGTAGGTCGCCGAGCTACGATGACTCAAGGTTAAACGATACCACCAGGACTTCAAAAAGTCGATCCAGGGACCGTTCCGACTTAAACGATTCTAAAATAAGCAGAGGTTCCAGTCCCGGCAGAAGTTCTCGTTCGCGTTCTCCTGAAAAGAAACGTCGCGACTCTCGATCCAAGTCGCGTTCAGTTGAAAGAAACGGCAATTCCACATCTCGTTCTAGGTCACGTTCGAAACGGAATGGAAATAGTCGTTCACCCAGCTATACTGATGCTTCCAGATTGGACGATACAGGCGCTAGTAGGTTGTCGAGAAGTCGTTCACGATCGTCTAGGGGGTCTGTGAAGAGGTCTATTTCCAGGTCGCCAGCCAGAAATTCGAAGAGAACCAAAACTGATGAAAATAGGTCGAGATCCGATTCGCGAGATAGAGATTAA
- the LOC109598300 gene encoding serine-arginine protein 55-like: protein MSGSKLYLGKLPYDTTKRDLESFFKGYGRIEEILLKNGYGFIEFESSRDAEDAVYDLNGKKLLGQRISIEKARGKPRGRDRTLGTSGGRSIHGRGRKPIRTNYRLLVDNLSSRISWQDLKDHMREAGEVTYADAHRPYVNEAEVEFASYEDMKRAIKMFDGYRLNGRKIELREDPETRRKRSPSRRRSYSRSMSRSRSRSQGSRNRGDIEQDYQIADKRSRSRSGSSKKSLKRSASRSPSRSPKRSKIEEDRY, encoded by the coding sequence ATGTCTGGAAGTAAATTGTACTTGGGCAAACTGCCTTACGACACCACCAAACGCGACTTGGAGAGCTTTTTTAAAGGTTATGGACGCATCGAAGAAATACTCCTGAAGAACGGTTACGGTTTCATTGAATTCGAGAGCTCCCGTGACGCTGAGGACGCAGTTTACGACTTGAATGGTAAGAAACTGCTTGGTCAGAGAATTTCCATTGAGAAAGCCAGAGGTAAACCAAGAGGAAGAGATAGAACTCTTGGTACATCCGGCGGACGGAGCATTCATGGTCGCGGCAGGAAACCAATTCGCACCAACTACAGACTACTGGTCGACAATCTGTCGTCCAGAATCAGTTGGCAGGACCTGAAGGACCACATGAGAGAAGCCGGTGAGGTCACGTACGCCGATGCACATAGACCTTATGTGAATGAGGCCGAAGTCGAGTTTGCGTCTTATGAAGACATGAAACGTGCCATCAAAATGTTTGATGGTTACAGACTTAACGGTCGTAAGATTGAGTTGAGGGAGGATCCGGAGACGAGACGTAAAAGATCACCGTCTAGACGTAGGTCGTATTCCCGATCCATGTCTAGGTCCAGGTCTCGCTCTCAAGGATCTAGGAACAGAGGTGACATCGAACAAGACTATCAGATCGCGGATAAGCGATCCAGGAGTCGTTCCGGATCATCCAAAAAGTCACTGAAGAGGTCTGCCTCCAGATCACCGTCTAGAAGCCCGAAGAGGTCCAAGATTGAGGAAGATAGATACTGA
- the LOC109601387 gene encoding serine/arginine-rich splicing factor 5 isoform X1, whose protein sequence is MSGNRLYLGKLPYDTTKRDLESFFKGYGRIEEILLKNGYGFIEFESSRDAEDAVYDLDGKKLLGQRISIEKARGKPRGRDRNIGVSDGYGIRGRGRKPVRTNYRLLVDNLSSRISWQDLKDCMREAGEVTYAEAHKPYVNEGEVEFATCKDMKRAIKMFDGYRLNGRKIELREDPETRRRRSPSGRRSYSRSVSRSRSRSRGSRKSGYRSRSRSYQKSKNGKRTPSRSRSRTQSAERNDRSRSRSIQKKRDNFQRNEKSRSLSRFHQKKRDSSRSLSPSFQKKRDSSRSRSRSVQRNGKSRSRSPSLQKKRDSSRSRSRSKRDSSRSRSRSVQRNGKSRSRSPSLQKKRDSSRSRSRSVQRNGKSSSCSVQMDGKSRSRSPSVQKKRDSSRSRSRPVQRNGDARSRSRSILRNGDSKSRSRSIEKKPQDERRSMSPNCSNDKEVPKASKRSRSRSVSSKESLKRSASRSPSRSPKKSKIEEGRSRSLSQERN, encoded by the exons ATGTCTGGAAACAGATTGTATTTGGGCAAACTACCTTACGATACCACCAAACGCGACTTGGAGAGCTTTTTTAAAGGCTACGGACGCATCGAAGAAATACTCCTGAAGAACGGTTACGGGTTCATTGAATTCGAGAGTTCTCGTGACGCTGAGGACGCAGTTTACGACTTGGACGGCAAGAAACTGCTTGGTCAGAGAATTTCCATTGAGAAAGCCAGAGGTAAACCAAGAGGAAGAGACAGAAACATTGGCGTCTCCGACGGCTATGGCATTCGTGGCCGCGGCAGGAAACCAGTTCGCACCAACTACAGACTCTTGGTCGACAATCTGTCGTCCAGAATCAGTTGGCAGGACCTGAAGGACTGCATGAGAGAAGCCGGTGAGGTTACGTACGCCGAAGCACACAAACCTTATGTGAATGAAGGCGAAGTCGAGTTTGCGACTTGTAAAGACATGAAACGGGCCATCAAAATGTTCGATGGTTACAGACTTAACGGTCGTAAGATTGAGTTGAGGGAGGATCCTGAGACGAGACGTAGAAGATCACCGTCTGGACGTAGGTCATATTCCCGATCTGTGTCTAGGTCCAGGTCTCGCTCTCGAGGGTCTAGGAAAAGTGGTTACAGAAGTAGGTCACGTAGTTACCAGAAGTCTAAGAACGGCAAGAGGACGCCTAGTCGTTCTCGTTCAAGAACACAATCAGCCGAAAGGAACGATAGGTCTCGTTCCCGTTCTATTCAAAAGAAGAGGGACAATTTCCAAAGGAATGAAAAATCTAGATCTCTCTCCCGTTTTCATCAAAAGAAGAGAGATAGTTCCAGATCTCTCTCTCCTTCTTTTCAGAAGAAGAGAGATAGTTCTCGTTCCAGATCTCGTTCAGTGCAAAGAAACGGTAAATCAAGATCTCGTTCTCCTTCTCTTCAGAAGAAGAGAGATAGTTCTCGTTCCAGATCCCGTTCA AAGAGAGATAGTTCTCGTTCCAGATCTCGTTCAGTGCAAAGAAACGGTAAATCAAGATCTCGTTCTCCTTCTCTTCAGAAGAAGAGAGATAGTTCTCGTTCCAGATCCCGTTCAGTGCAAAGAAACGGTAAATCAAGTTCTTGTTCAGTGCAAATGGACGGTAAATCAAGATCTCGTTCCCCTTCTGTTCAAAAGAAGAGAGATAGTTCTCGTTCCAGATCGCGTCCAGTTCAAAGAAATGGAGATGCAAGATCCCGTTCTCGGTCAATTCTTAGAAACGGTGATTCTAAATCTCGTTCCCGTTCAATTGAAAAGAAACCACAAGATGAAAGGCGTAGTATGTCTCCAAACTGCAGCAATGACAAAGAAGTCCCGAAAGCGAGTAAGAGGTCCAGAAGCCGCTCCGTATCATCCAAAGAGTCACTGAAGAGGTCTGCTTCTAGATCTCCGTCCAGAAGCCCGAAGAAGTCCAAGATTGAGGAAGGTAGATCGCGATCTTTGTCACAAGAGAGGAAttag
- the LOC109598306 gene encoding serine-arginine protein 55-like, producing MPGTRLYVGNLPSDTTKRDLEDFFKTFGKIDDISLKKGYGFVEFEDGRDADDAAYELDGKKLLGKRITVERARGVPRGEPSTSSAASSSSTYRSKKPIRTKYRLYVENLASSVSWRDLKEQMREVAEVTYADAHRYYLHEGVVEFATYSDMKRALERFNETVINGKKIYLTEDEDTKPKRRRSSTRSSSYRSRSRSSSKSRSRSRSRSYSKSYSRSRSRSRRSSRSRTRSRSYRSKSERSDYSDRSRSRSRSSRRTRSRSHSRSSRRSYTKSYSKSYSRSRSKSR from the coding sequence atgcCAGGCACGAGATTATATGTGGGAAATTTGCCCTCGGACACAACGAAACGCGACCTGGAAGACTTCTTCAAGACGTTCGGCAAGATTGACGACATCTCGCTAAAAAAGGGCTACGGCTTCGTCGAGTTCGAGGACGGCAGAGATGCGGACGACGCCGCCTACGAGCTAGACGGTAAAAAGTTGCTGGGCAAACGCATAACAGTGGAGAGGGCGCGCGGCGTCCCCCGGGGCGAACCGTCCACCTCGTCGGCGGCCAGCAGTAGTTCCACGTATCGCAGTAAAAAACCGATTAGGACTAAGTACCGGTTGTACGTAGAAAACTTGGCGTCTAGTGTCAGTTGGCGGGACCTGAAGGAACAGATGCGGGAAGTGGCGGAAGTGACGTACGCGGACGCGCACAGATACTATTTGCACGAGGGCGTGGTGGAGTTCGCGACGTACAGCGATATGAAACGAGCGTTGGAACGTTTCAACGAAACGGTTATCAACGGCAAAAAAATCTACCTCACGGAGGACGAAGACACGAAGCCGAAGCGGCGACGGTCCTCCACCAGATCGTCCAGTTACCGGTCCAGGAGTCGGTCCAGTAGCAAGTCACGTTCTCGGTCTAGGTCGAGGAGTTACAGTAAATCGTACTCGAGGTCCAGGTCTAGGTCGAGGAGAAGCTCAAGGAGTCGGACGAGGTCGAGGAGTTACAGGTCGAAGAGCGAGAGGAGCGACTACAGTGATAGATCGCGGTCCAGGTCGAGGAGCAGTAGGAGGACGAGGTCCAGATCTCATTCGAGAAGCTCCAGGCGATCGTACACCAAAAGCTATTCGAAATCTTACTCCAGGTCAAGGTCCAAGTCTAGATGA
- the LOC109601387 gene encoding serine/arginine-rich splicing factor 5 isoform X3 → MSGNRLYLGKLPYDTTKRDLESFFKGYGRIEEILLKNGYGFIEFESSRDAEDAVYDLDGKKLLGQRISIEKARGKPRGRDRNIGVSDGYGIRGRGRKPVRTNYRLLVDNLSSRISWQDLKDCMREAGEVTYAEAHKPYVNEGEVEFATCKDMKRAIKMFDGYRLNGRKIELREDPETRRRRSPSGRRSYSRSVSRSRSRSRGSRKSGYRSRSRNSSRSRSRSRDSSRSRSRSVQRNGKSRSRSPSLQKKRDSSRSRSRSVQRNGKSSSCSVQMDGKSRSRSPSVQKKRDSSRSRSRPVQRNGDARSRSRSILRNGDSKSRSRSIEKKPQDERRSMSPNCSNDKEVPKASKRSRSRSVSSKESLKRSASRSPSRSPKKSKIEEGRSRSLSQERN, encoded by the exons ATGTCTGGAAACAGATTGTATTTGGGCAAACTACCTTACGATACCACCAAACGCGACTTGGAGAGCTTTTTTAAAGGCTACGGACGCATCGAAGAAATACTCCTGAAGAACGGTTACGGGTTCATTGAATTCGAGAGTTCTCGTGACGCTGAGGACGCAGTTTACGACTTGGACGGCAAGAAACTGCTTGGTCAGAGAATTTCCATTGAGAAAGCCAGAGGTAAACCAAGAGGAAGAGACAGAAACATTGGCGTCTCCGACGGCTATGGCATTCGTGGCCGCGGCAGGAAACCAGTTCGCACCAACTACAGACTCTTGGTCGACAATCTGTCGTCCAGAATCAGTTGGCAGGACCTGAAGGACTGCATGAGAGAAGCCGGTGAGGTTACGTACGCCGAAGCACACAAACCTTATGTGAATGAAGGCGAAGTCGAGTTTGCGACTTGTAAAGACATGAAACGGGCCATCAAAATGTTCGATGGTTACAGACTTAACGGTCGTAAGATTGAGTTGAGGGAGGATCCTGAGACGAGACGTAGAAGATCACCGTCTGGACGTAGGTCATATTCCCGATCTGTGTCTAGGTCCAGGTCTCGCTCTCGAGGGTCTAGGAAAAGTGGTTACAGAAGTAGGTCACGTA ATAGTTCTCGTTCCAGATCTCGTTCA AGAGATAGTTCTCGTTCCAGATCTCGTTCAGTGCAAAGAAACGGTAAATCAAGATCTCGTTCTCCTTCTCTTCAGAAGAAGAGAGATAGTTCTCGTTCCAGATCCCGTTCAGTGCAAAGAAACGGTAAATCAAGTTCTTGTTCAGTGCAAATGGACGGTAAATCAAGATCTCGTTCCCCTTCTGTTCAAAAGAAGAGAGATAGTTCTCGTTCCAGATCGCGTCCAGTTCAAAGAAATGGAGATGCAAGATCCCGTTCTCGGTCAATTCTTAGAAACGGTGATTCTAAATCTCGTTCCCGTTCAATTGAAAAGAAACCACAAGATGAAAGGCGTAGTATGTCTCCAAACTGCAGCAATGACAAAGAAGTCCCGAAAGCGAGTAAGAGGTCCAGAAGCCGCTCCGTATCATCCAAAGAGTCACTGAAGAGGTCTGCTTCTAGATCTCCGTCCAGAAGCCCGAAGAAGTCCAAGATTGAGGAAGGTAGATCGCGATCTTTGTCACAAGAGAGGAAttag
- the LOC109601387 gene encoding serine/arginine-rich splicing factor 5 isoform X2, producing MSGNRLYLGKLPYDTTKRDLESFFKGYGRIEEILLKNGYGFIEFESSRDAEDAVYDLDGKKLLGQRISIEKARGKPRGRDRNIGVSDGYGIRGRGRKPVRTNYRLLVDNLSSRISWQDLKDCMREAGEVTYAEAHKPYVNEGEVEFATCKDMKRAIKMFDGYRLNGRKIELREDPETRRRRSPSGRRSYSRSVSRSRSRSRGSRKSGYRSRSRSYQKSKNGKRTPSRSRSRTQSAERNDRNGKSRSRSPSLQKKRDSSRSRSRSRDSSRSRSRSVQRNGKSRSRSPSLQKKRDSSRSRSRSVQRNGKSSSCSVQMDGKSRSRSPSVQKKRDSSRSRSRPVQRNGDARSRSRSILRNGDSKSRSRSIEKKPQDERRSMSPNCSNDKEVPKASKRSRSRSVSSKESLKRSASRSPSRSPKKSKIEEGRSRSLSQERN from the exons ATGTCTGGAAACAGATTGTATTTGGGCAAACTACCTTACGATACCACCAAACGCGACTTGGAGAGCTTTTTTAAAGGCTACGGACGCATCGAAGAAATACTCCTGAAGAACGGTTACGGGTTCATTGAATTCGAGAGTTCTCGTGACGCTGAGGACGCAGTTTACGACTTGGACGGCAAGAAACTGCTTGGTCAGAGAATTTCCATTGAGAAAGCCAGAGGTAAACCAAGAGGAAGAGACAGAAACATTGGCGTCTCCGACGGCTATGGCATTCGTGGCCGCGGCAGGAAACCAGTTCGCACCAACTACAGACTCTTGGTCGACAATCTGTCGTCCAGAATCAGTTGGCAGGACCTGAAGGACTGCATGAGAGAAGCCGGTGAGGTTACGTACGCCGAAGCACACAAACCTTATGTGAATGAAGGCGAAGTCGAGTTTGCGACTTGTAAAGACATGAAACGGGCCATCAAAATGTTCGATGGTTACAGACTTAACGGTCGTAAGATTGAGTTGAGGGAGGATCCTGAGACGAGACGTAGAAGATCACCGTCTGGACGTAGGTCATATTCCCGATCTGTGTCTAGGTCCAGGTCTCGCTCTCGAGGGTCTAGGAAAAGTGGTTACAGAAGTAGGTCACGTAGTTACCAGAAGTCTAAGAACGGCAAGAGGACGCCTAGTCGTTCTCGTTCAAGAACACAATCAGCCGAAAGGAACGATAG AAACGGTAAATCAAGATCTCGTTCTCCTTCTCTTCAGAAGAAGAGAGATAGTTCTCGTTCCAGATCCCGTTCA AGAGATAGTTCTCGTTCCAGATCTCGTTCAGTGCAAAGAAACGGTAAATCAAGATCTCGTTCTCCTTCTCTTCAGAAGAAGAGAGATAGTTCTCGTTCCAGATCCCGTTCAGTGCAAAGAAACGGTAAATCAAGTTCTTGTTCAGTGCAAATGGACGGTAAATCAAGATCTCGTTCCCCTTCTGTTCAAAAGAAGAGAGATAGTTCTCGTTCCAGATCGCGTCCAGTTCAAAGAAATGGAGATGCAAGATCCCGTTCTCGGTCAATTCTTAGAAACGGTGATTCTAAATCTCGTTCCCGTTCAATTGAAAAGAAACCACAAGATGAAAGGCGTAGTATGTCTCCAAACTGCAGCAATGACAAAGAAGTCCCGAAAGCGAGTAAGAGGTCCAGAAGCCGCTCCGTATCATCCAAAGAGTCACTGAAGAGGTCTGCTTCTAGATCTCCGTCCAGAAGCCCGAAGAAGTCCAAGATTGAGGAAGGTAGATCGCGATCTTTGTCACAAGAGAGGAAttag